Below is a window of Camelina sativa cultivar DH55 chromosome 11, Cs, whole genome shotgun sequence DNA.
NNNNNNNNNNNNNNNNNNNNNNNNNNNNNNNNNNNNNNNNNNNNNNNNNNNNNNNNNNNNNNNNNNNNNNNNNNNNNNNNNNNNNNNNNNNNNNNNNNNNNNNNNNNNNNNNNNNNNNNNNNNNNNNNNNNNNNNNNNNNNNNNNNNNNNNNNNNNNNNNNNNNNNNNNNNNNNNNNNNNNNNNNNNNNNNNNNNNNNNNNNNNNNNNNNNNNNNNNNNNNNNNNNNNNNNNNNNNNNNNNNNNNNNNNNNNNNNNNNNNNNNNNNNNNNNNNNNNNNNNNNNNNNNNNNNNNNNNNNNNNNNNNNNNNNNNNNNNNNNNNNNNNNNNNNNNNNNNNNNNNNNNNNNNNNNNNNNNNNNNNNNNNNNNNNNNNNTCTACAGCGAGGTCACTATACACCTGTTTTGAGGAAGTTCACAAAGATTGTAAATCAAATCTCTATCCACAGTCTTAACTGCAAGAATGCATCTTAATGTCTTATGTTATATTTACCTTTTTACTACGGAGACTGCATCTTGGACCTTCGCACACAATATCACTACCATCCATCTAATGAAAAGCAGAAAGAATTATAAAACTGAATCTTAAAGTCATAGGAAGAAGACTTATATGTTGATTGAAGCATAAAAAGGGGAATGGAACCTTAAGTTTCAGTTTCAGCTTGTCATATTCTTCATCATTCAAGATTGGatttccagagacataagcCATTGAAGCTTCCAAGAACCTTTGTTCATCGGAACCTACGTTTCATAAAACCAATCAAAGATCAGGACTTTAACTCcctaaagaaaccaaaaacaaagatatgaaattGTTAATCTCATAGTTGATAATTACTTAGCATGACAACACTGCTTCCTTCCCACATTAACTCTTCTTTAAGGTTATCAAACTCTTCATTAGACATGATCGCTTTGCCATCGTAATAGAAAGACTACAAGAAAGGAGGTCAAACACTATTCTCAGTCTCTTGAAGATTTATTATGTAACTGGCAAACTATATAAAAGGATGGTTTATGTAGTAGCGTTACTTGCATCGCTTGGAGAAACTCTTGTTCCAGTTCaccaattgttttcttttcagcCTTGTTGATGCTACAATATGGCAAAACATTGCTATCCACGTTGTCTCCTCCCCCTAACGAATACAAAATACTGTCAATGAGGGAACCTCATAGCAAATATTTGAAACTGCATACATGTAGAACAGAGATAAACTCTAAACATTGCAAATGAAGTCCAATACAACAACGATTGCTAAATTCACAAACTATAGCcattgaaacaaatcaaacccCTTCAAGAGTTGAAATTTAACAGGGCTCGAGTCTTAATACTATAATTTAgccactaaaaaaaaacactgctttcagaGGAACACAAAATTCTTAAAAGGCTACAACTTTCAGTACAAATTCGAAGCTTTGTAAGCAGAGAGATCAAATTTAGAGACTCTAAGTGGAAAAATCAAGACCTGGTTGCTCAGTGGTGGCTTTGGCAGGCAATAAGGAGACTCTTTTTCTCAATGAAACTGATTTGGCAGGGCAGAGCTGATCCAACTGAgtctttgaagaagaaggagagaaagaagaagtggTGGGTTTGCGAGAAACGGCGGAGAAGAGTCGAGGGCTTGTCAAACTGAACAACATCTTGCTACCCATTTTTTTCCctgggagaagaaaaaaaaaaggagctccttttcctctgttttttttttttctcagtaaGTAGGAAAGGGAACCTGTGGTTGAAGATGTGTTTACTGTTTGTGAGCTCCAAAAattgttctaatttttttgttttttaattattgtttgaggaaaaaaaaaaaaagtatttggatgcagaaaaaaaatattgaggaGATAATATAAGTGTGGAGATAAATTTCTAGGCAGATCTCTCTGATATTCCCTCCTCTCATCCTTGTCATTAGAAAATATCCATGTCAGCATTACATAGATTTTCCCTTTTNNNNNNNNNNNNNNNNNNNNNNNNNNNNNNNNNNNNNNNNNNNNNNNNNNNNNNNNNNNNNNNNNNNNNNNNNNNNNNNNNNNNNNNNNNNNNNNNNNNNNNNNNNNNNNNNNNNNNNNNNNNNNNNNNNNNNNNNNNNNNNNNNNNNNNNNNNNNNNNNNNNNNNNNNNNNNNNNNNNNNNNNNNNNNNNNNNNNNNNNNNNNNNNNNNNNNNNNNNNNNNNNNNNNNNNNNNNNNNNNNNNNNNNNNNNNNNNNNNNNNNNNNNNNNNNNNNNNNNNNNNNNNNNNNNNNNNNNNNNNNNNNNNNNNNNNNNNNNNNNNNNNNNNNNNNNNNNNNNNNNNNNNNNNNNNNNNNNNNNNNNNNNNNNNNNNNNNNNNNNNNNNNNNNNNNNNNNNNNNNNNNNNNNNNNNNNNNNNNNNNNNNNNNNNNNNNNNNNNNNNNNNNNNNNNNNNNNNNNNNNNNNNNNNNNNNNNNNNNNNNNNNNNNNNNNNNNNNNNNNNNNNNNNNNNNNNNNNNNNNNNNNNNNNNNNNNNNNNNNNNNNNNNNNNNNNNNNNNNNNNNNNNNNNNNNNNNNNNNNNNNNNNNNNNNNNNNNNNNNNNNNNNNNNNNNNNNNNNNNNNNNNNNNNNNNNNNNNNNNNNNNNNNNNNNNNNNNNNNNNNNNNNNNNNNNNNNNNNNNNNNNNNNNNNNNNNNNNNNNNNNNNNNNNNNNNNNNNNNNNNNNNNNNNNNNNNNNNNNNNNNNNNNNNNNNNNNNNNNNNNNNNNNNNNNNNNNNNNNNNNNNNNNNNNNNNNNNNNNNNNNNNNNNNNNNNNNNNNNNNNNNNNNNNNNNNNNNNNNNNNNNNNNNNNNNNNNNNNNNNNNNNNNNNNNNNNNNNNNNNNNNNNNNNNNNNNNNNNNNNNNNNNNNNNNNNNNNNNNNNNNNNNNNNNNNNNNNNNNNNNNNNNNNNNNNNNNNNNNNNNNNNNNNNNNNNNNNNNNNNNNNNNNNNNNNNNNNNNNNNNNNNNNNNNNNNNNNNNNNNNNNNNNNNNNNNNNNNNNNNNNNNNNNNNNNNNNNNNNNNNNNNNNNNNNNNNNNNNNNNNNNNNNNNNNNNNNNNNNNNNNNNNNNNNNNNNNNNNNNNNNNNNNNNNNNNNNNNNNNNNNNNNNNNNNNNNNNNNNNNNNNNNNNNNNNNNNNNNNNNNNNNNNNNNNNNNNNNNNNNNNNNNNNNNNNNNNNNNNNNNNNNNNNNNNNNNNNNNNNNNNNNNNNNNNNNNNNNNNNNNNNNNNNNNNNNNNNNNNNNNNNNNNNNNNNNNNNNNNNNNNNNNNNNNNNNNNNNNNNNNNNNNNNNNNNNNNNNNNNNNNNNNNNNNNNNNNNNNNNNNNNNNNNNNNNNNNNNNNNNNNNNNNNNNNNNNNNNNNNNNNNNNNNNNNNNNNNNNNNNNNNNNNNNNNNNNNNNNNNNNNNNNNNNNNNNNNNNNNNNNNNNNNNNNNNNNNNNNNNNNNNNNNNNNNNNNNNNNNNNNNNNNNNNNNNNNNNNNNNNNNNNNNNNNNNNNNNNNNNNNNNNNNNNNNNNNNNNNNNNNNNNNNNNNNNNNNNNNNNNNNNNNNNNNNNNNNNNNNNNNNNNNNNNNNNNNNNNNNNNNNNNNNNNNNNNNNNNNNNNNNNNNNNNNNNNNNNNNNNNNNNNNNNNNNNNNNNNNNNNNNNNNNNNNNNNNNNNNNNNNNNNNNNNNNNNNNNNNNNNNNNNNNNNNNNNNNNNNNNNNNNNNNNNNNNNNNNNNNNNNNNNNNNNNNNNNNNNNNNNNNNNNNNNNNNNNNNNNNNNNNNNNNNNNNNNNNNNNNNNNNNNNNNNNNNNNNNNNNNNNNNNNNNNNNNNNNNNNNNNNNNNNNNNNNNNNNNNNNNNNNNNNNNNNNNNNNNNNNNNNNNNNNNNNNNNNNNNNNNNNNNNNNNNNNNNNNNNNNNNNNNNNNNNNNNNNNNNNNNNNNNNNNNNNNNNNNNNNNNNNNNNNNNNNNNNNNNNNNNNNNNNNNNNNNNNNNNNNNNNNNNNNNNNNNNNNNNNNNNNNNNNNNNNNNNNNNNNNNNNNNNNNNNNNNNNNNNNNNNNNNNNNNNNNNNNNNNNNNNNNNNNNNNNNNNNNNNNNNNNNNNNNNNNNNNNNNNNNNNNNNNNNNNNNNNNNNNNNNNNNNNNNNNNNNNNNNNNNNNNNNNNNNNNNNNNNNNNNNNNNNNNNNNNNNNNNNNNNNNNNNNNNNNNNNNNNNNNNNNNNNNNNNNNNNNNNNNNNNNNNNNNNNNNNNNNNNNNNNNNNNNNNNNNNNNNNNNNNNNNNNNNNNNNNNNNNNNNNNNNNNNNNNNNNNNNNNNNNNNNNNNNNNNNNNNNNNNNNNNNNNNNNNNNNNNNNNNNNNNNNNNNNNNNNNNNNNNNNNNNNNNNNNNNNNNNNNNNNNNNNNNNNNNNNNNNNNNNNNNNNNNNNNNNNNNNNNNNNNNNNNNNNNNNNNNNNNNNNNNNNNNNNNNNNNNNNNNNNNNNNNNNNNNNNNNNNNNNNNNNNNNNNNNNNNNNNNNNNNNNNNNNNNNNNNNNNNNNNNNNNNNNNNNNNNNNNNNNNNNNNNNNNNNNNNNNNNNNNNNNNNNNNNNNNNNNNNNNNNNNNNNNNNNNNNNNNNNNNNNNNNNNNNNNNNNNNNNNNNNNNNNNNNNNNNNNNNNNNNNNNNNNNNNNNNNNNNNNNNNNNNNNNNNNNNNNNNNNNNNNNNNNNNNNNNNNNNNNNNNNNNNNNNNNNNNNNNNNNNNNNNNNNNNNNNNNNNNNNNNNNNNNNNNNNNNNNNNNNNNNNNNNNNNNNNNNNNNNNNNNNNNNNNNNNNNNNNNNNNNNNNNNNNNNNNNNNNNNNNNNNNNNNNNNNNNNNNNNNNNNNNNNNNNNNNNNNNNNNNNNNNNNNNNNNNNNNNNNNNNNNNNNNNNNNNNNNNNNNNNNNNNNNNNNNNNNNNNNNNNNNNNNNNNNNNNNNNNNNNNNNNNNNNNNNNNNNNNNNNNNNNNNNNNNNNNNNNNNNNNNNNNNNNNNNNNNNNNNNNNNNNNNNNNNNNNNNNNNNNNNNNNNNNNNNNNNNNNNNNNNNNNNNNNNNNNNNNNNNNNNNNNNNNNNNNNNNNNNNNNNNNNNNNNNNNNNNNNNNNNNNNNNNNNNNNNNNNNNNNNNNNNNNNNNNNNNNNNNNNNNNNNNNNNNNNNNNNNNNNNNNNNNNNNNNNNNNNNNNNNNNNNNNNNNNNNNNNNNNNNNNNNNNNNNNNNNNNNNNNNNNNNNNNNNNNNNNNNNNNNNNNNNNNNNNNNNNNNNNNNNNNNNNNNNNNNNNNNNNNNNNNNNNNNNNNNNNNNNNNNNNNNNNNNNNNNNNNNNNNNNNNNNNNNNNNNNNNNNNNNNNNNNNNNNNNNNNNNNNNNNNNNNNNNNNNNNNNNNNNNNNNNNNNNNNNNNNNNNNNNNNNNNNNNNNNNNNNNNNNNNNNNNNNNNNNNNNNNNNNNNNNNNNNNNNNNNNNNNNNNNNNNNNNNNNNNNNNNNNNNNNNNNNNNNNNNNNNNNNNNNNNNNNNNNNNNNNNNNNNNNNNNNNNNNNNNNNNNNNNNNNNNNNNNNNNNNNNNNNNNNNNNNNNNNNNNNNNNNNNNNNNNNNNNNNNNNNNNNNNNNNNNNNNNNNNNNNNNNNNNNNNNNNNNNNNNNNNNNNNNNNNNNNNNNNNNNNNNNNNNNNNNNNNNNNNNNNNNNNNNNNNNNNNNNNNNNNNNNNNNNNNNNNNNNNNNNNNNNNNNNNNNNNNNNNNNNNNNNNNNNNNNNNNNNNNNNNNNNNNNNNNNNNNNNNNNNNNNNNNNNNNNNNNNNNNNNNNNNNNNNNNNNNNNNNNNNNNNNNNNNNNNNNNNNNNNNNNNNNNNNNNNNNNNNNNNNNNNNNNNNNNNNNNNNNNNNNNNNNNNNNNNNNNNNNNNNNNNNNNNNNNNNNNNNNNNNNNNNNNNNNNNNNNNNNNNNNNNNNNNNNNNNNNNNNNNNNNNNNNNNNNNNNNNNNNNNNNNNNNNNNNNNNNNNNNNNNNNNNNNNNNNNNNNNNNNNNNNNNNNNNNNNNNNNNNNNNNNNNNNNNNNNNNNNNNNNNNNNNNNNNNNNNNNNNNNNNNNNNNNNNNNNNNNNNNNNNNNNNNNNNNNNNNNNNNNNNNNNNNNNNNNNNNNNNNNNNNNNNNNNNNNNNNNNNNNNNNNNNNNNNNNNNNNNNNNNNNNNNNNNNNNNNNNNNNNNNNNNNNNNNNNNNNNNNNNNNNNNNNNNNNNNNNNNNNNNNNNNNNNNNNNNNNNNNNNNNNNNNNNNNNNNNNNNNNNNNNNNNNNNNNNNNNNNNNNNNNNNNNNNNNNNNNNNNNNNNNNNNNNNNNNNNNNNNNNNNNNNNNNNNNNNNNNNNNNNNNNNNNNNNNNNNNNNNNNNNNNNNNNNNNNNNNNNNNNNNNNNNNNNNNNNNNNNNNNNNNNNNNNNNNNNNNNNNNNNNNNNNNNNNNNNNNNNNNNNNNNNNNNNNNNNNNNNNNNNNNNNNNNNNNNNNNNNNNNNNNNNNNNNNNNNNNNNNNNNNNNNNNNNNNNNNNNNNNNNNNNNNNNNNNNNNNNNNNNNNNNNNNNNNNNNNNNNNNNNNNNNNNNNNNNNNNNNNNNNNNNNNNNNNNNNNNNNNNNNNNNNNNNNNNNNNNNNNNNNNNNNNNNNNNNNNNNNNNNNNNNNNNNNNNNNNNNNNNNNNNNNNNNNNNNNNNNNNNNNNNNNNNNNNNNNNNNNNNNNNNNNNNNNNNNNNNNNNNNNNNNNNNNNNNNNNNNNNNNNNNNNNNNNNNNNNNNNNNNNNNNNNNNNNNNNNNNNNNNNNNNNNNNNNNNNNNNNNNNNNNNNNNNNNNNNNNNNNNNNNNNNNNNNNNNNNNNNNNNNNNNNNNNNNNNNNNNNNNNNNNNNNNNNNNNNNNNNNNNNNNNNNNNNNNNNNNNNNNNNNNNNNNNNNNNNNNNNNNNNNNNNNNNNNNNNNNNNNNNNNNNNNNNNNNNNNNNNNNNNNNNNNNNNNNNNNNNNNNNNNNNNNNNNNNNNNNNNNNNNNNNNNNNNNNNNNNNNNNNNNNNNNNNNNNNNNNNNNNNNNNNNNNNNNNNNNNNNNNNNNNNNNNNNNNNNNNNNNNNNNNNNNNNNNNNNNNNNNNNNNNNNNNNNNNNNNNNNNNNNNNNNNNNNNNNNNNNNNNNNNNNNNNNNNNNNNNNNNNNNNNNNNNNNNNNNNNNNNNNNNNNNNNNNNNNNNNNNNNNNNNNNNNNNNNNNNNNNNNNNNNNNNNNNNNNNNNNNNNNNNNNNNNNNNNNNNNNNNNNNNNNNNNNNNNNNNNNNNNNNNNNNNNNNNNNNNNNNNNNNNNNNNNNNNNNNNNNNNNNNNNNNNNNNNNNNNNNNNNNNNNNNNNNNNNNNNNNNNNNNNNNNNNNNNNNNNNNNNNNNNNNNNNNNNNNNNNNNNNNNNNNNNNNNNNNNNNNNNNNNNNNNNNNNNNNNNNNNNNNNNNNNNNNNNNNNNNNNNNNNNNNNNNNNNNNNNNNNNNNNNNNNNNNNNNNNNNNNNNNNNNNNNNNNNNNNNNNNNNNNNNNNNNNNNNNNNNNNNNNNNNNNNNNNNNNNNNNNNNNNNNNNNNNNNNNNNNNNNNNNNNNNNNNNNNNNNNNNNNNNNNNNNNNNNNNNNNNNNNNNNNNNNNNNNNNNNNNNNNNNNNNNNNNNNNNNNNNNNNNNNNNNNNNNNNNNNNNNNNNNNNNNNNNNNNNNNNNNNNNNNNNNNNNNNNNNNNNNNNNNNNNNNNNNNNNNNNNNNNNNNNNNNNNNNNNNNNNNNNNNNNNNNNNNNNNNNNNNNNNNNNNNNNNNNNNNNNNNNNNNNNNNNNNNNNNNNNNNNNNNNNNNNNNNNNNNNNNNNNNNNNNNNNNNNNNNNNNNNNNNNNNNNNNNNNNNTATtctttgaagaaaaaaagtatttggatgcagaaaaaaaaaattgaggagaTAATATAAGTGTGGAGATAAATTTCTAGGCAGATCTCTCtgatattttctttgatttccatgtcAATAGAAAATATCCATGTCAGCATTACATAGATTTCTcccttttaaatttaaaaatataaaacttcttTAATCCAaacatttgttattttaaaaaactttatatatttatggcAGAGATGATAACAATACATATTTTTAGGTATTTATTGGTatgaaaatgatattttaaaaatgatattattatttatagcaTAAAATAGcactataaactttaaataattattgtcaaaaaaaaactttaaataattaatttactttcaTAACAATAAATAGAGTAAAGAAGAACTAAGAAATACTTGTGTTttggaaattaaaataataataattgccATCAgtggaaaaaaaggaagattAACTCTTGTACATACAGGGGTGTTATTGAACAAaagtttttaatggatttaaaatattagtagatTTTAGAATTCAAtggttttgtaaataaattgaaaGTCGATTTGAAAAGCATTATTGATGTTATTAGTGGATTTGAAAAGcattattgatggttttggacctttttatttttgaaggtaaataaaaaagaagtagaaTTTATCCATAAATTGGGTTGTGAATTAAAATAACGACGAGGAGGATGACGACGAGTACGAGGAAGATGACACGATGACAATGAAATCTTGACAACAGAGGAACCATCGATCTTGTGCAACGCCACAACTGAATCTCCCGTCTTGCATATCCCCTTCTTCTTTGCGAATTCAATGGCGGGCCTAATCGTCTCCTCCGTCGAGTTCTTGTTCGAAGTCCATCGAGTAATCTCCGAACACAACAACAGATACAATCGGAATGCTCGGCCTGTATTTCACCACAATCTCCACCGTGTAACCTCCCTTGGTGAGAACCACAATCGCAGCCGCACATAGACTCCTAGCCGTCGAAATAGCTGAAGCGGCTAAGCTCTCAATAGGGGACAACAGCAAGGAAACATAGACTGTGCATTGTCTCGTAATCAAGGAAGGCCTTTGCTTCCTTACAGATCCTTGACATTGTAAGGACGGCGGTTTCAGGGTGAGCTCCAGCGATGGTTTCTCCACTTAGCATGACACGGTCTGTGAGATACTCATGAGAAGTCTCATAGATGAAATACTTCAAAAATTGTtaggattgtgtttgtttgtgttttggatGTAAAATACATTCAAATCTAAAGTGAAACAAAATCCATTGGAAATAGAATAACAACAATTTTACAAGTGCTTTAAAATCATCCAACAAATgtttaatccaataatatcagaTTTTATTGTACTTTTTAGAATACCTAATTGAAAAACGCTGGATTTTGAAATATACCCACCTCCATTAAAATACAAGGTTGAATAACCCTCTTAGTCTAATTTGAAATTGAAACCAgtcaaattgttttattaaaaatgtggATATTAATGTAAAATGTCCACTGTACACACAGCTAGTAGTAGCAGAGGCGGACACGTGGAGACACGATTTGGGCACGTGCACATGGACGTTTTAAGTAAGTAACGTCTAACAAGAGAAATTGATTTATTCTATTGGGCTTTTAGCACCCAAAGCCCATACCAATGCGGGATAACAGACTAAATTTATAAACCTATCAGTCAACCCTAACGTAACCACCTTCAACCCGTTGACCGTGAAGTGTaacacactcacacacacaatATCACTAACCACCTGGTAGCTCTACATTTTCTTAATTCCTTACttgtaagtcttcttctttattttctaatcAAATCTTATTTGCTATATATGAGCCTTTGCACGTTTCATTTACTTGCAACAACAactccaaaataaaaaaacagtaagAACGTttaatttactctgttttttcctctgttttaattagtttctttacttaactctgtttccttcttagaccaagaagaagagatggttgCAGTCGAAAGAGTTGAAAGTTTAGCAAAGAGCGGAATCGTATCGATCCCAAAAGAGTACGTTCGTCCCAAAGAAGAGCTCGAAAGCATCAACGATGTTTTcctagaagagaagagagaagacggTCCTCAGGTTCCCACGATCGATCTACAAAACATCGAGTCAGACGATCCAAAGATACGTGAGAGTTGCATAGAGGACCTGAAAAAGGCATCTTTGGATTGGGGAGTTATGCATTTGATCAACCATGGCATACCAGTTGAGCTAATGGAGCGTGTGAAGAAAGCTGGAGAGGAGTTTTTTAGTTTGCCCgtggaagagaaggagaagtatGCTAACGATCAAGCCACAGGGAAGATTCAAGGGTATGGAAGTAAACTTGCTAACAACGCGTGTGGACAACTTGAGTGGGAAGATTACTTCTTTCATCTTGCTTATCCTGAAGACAAGAGAGATCTATCTCTTTGGCCTAAGACACCAAGTGATTACATATAAAGCCTTTTGATTGTTTTACACTTTaacttatattttataatcttttgttaacgtttttggatgattttgtAGTGAAGCAACGAGTGAGTACGCGAAGTGTCTACGTTTGCTAGCGACAAAAGTCTTCAAGGCTCTCTCTATCGGTCTAGGTTTAGAGCCTGACCGTCTAGAGAAAGAAGTGGGTGGTTTAGAAGAGCTTCTTCTACAAATGAAGATAAATTACTACCCTAAATGCCCTCAGCCTGAGCTAGCACTTGGCGTGGAAGCTCACACCGATGTAAGCGCCTTAACCTTCATTCTACACAACATGGTTCCGGGTTTGCAGCTTTTCTACGAGGGCAAATGGGTTATTGCAAAATGTGTTCCTGATTCAATTGTGATGCACATTGGAGATACTTTGGAGATTCTTAGTAATGGGAAGTTTAAGAGTATACTTCATCGCGGGTTGGTGAATAAGGAGAAGGTTAGGGTGTCTTGGGCTGTGTTTTGTGAACCACCAAAGGATAAGATTGTTCTTAAGCCGTTGCCGGAGATGGTGAGTGCTGAGTGTCCGGCTAAGTTTCCTCCAAGGACATTTGCTCAACATATTGAGCATAAGTTGTTTGGGAATGAACAAGAGGAATTGGTGTCTGAGAAAAAGGATTAAGTTTGTGTGTTTGGGAAAGGAACAAGTCTTTTATATGTAAAACTCTATTTaagagtttctttgttttgtgttcgTGTCACTGTGATattgtaagaaacaaattattatctccattttctaaaTTGTTTACAATATCTCTGAAGTAATGATAGAGATTACAGAAAAAGACGAGAGAGTAACTGTTAGATTTACGATACCGTAAGCTCCAATTACACGAACACACAATTACAACTAACTGATAAGAACAGAGAGAGGCCAGCACATCACTAGCTCAGCTCCCAACACACCATAAGAGAGAGACTAGCACATCACTAGCTCACCTCTCCAAACACAAGCACATCGCTTCACCAACATTCACAATATTCCACATTCAGCATAATCTCTCTCGATACTCATCTCTCTTATTTATACTCTCAGATTGCAACTGCAGACCTTCCAATTGCATTAGAGGCTTCTCTAGTTCTCTTCAAACTACCAACTCAAGGTCCACGTCATTAGCATTCATTTAACAATGAAACACTAGACCAAGTGACCAACCGTATCAGTAACCAAGATAGATATTTGTAGATCTATGAACCACATGTTGTATTAAGAACTTGGAAGTATTTCTGATTTACATTTTCTGTTTCTCCTTTTTATGCTACTAACTGTAAAAACAGATGCCGAAGAAAGTAAAAAGAGAGCGGTAAAAAGAGAGCGCGATGCAATATATGGCTCTTATTAGGAGAAACTGAAGAATCCGGTTTGCTTcgctttctccttttcttccttTGTCTTCAAGACAAATTGGTCTACTTCTTTGGATTTCAGAATGTTAGCATTGCGCCGGAGGAGTTATACCACAAGATCAGACTGAGAAGAGAACGATATCCGAATGTACATATAAGGAGATGATTCCAGATCCTACGAATGTGTAATCTGTACCATCAGCGAATGCCTAAGCTCCTGCAAAATTAGATATAACAATGACAACAAAAgatataagtatatatgttGTTCCATATTTGATCAGATGCATCGTTTGAAAATTAGTGGTTGCAGAATTGACTTTATTGGCCTACCTCCTAGGGGTCCATTGCTGGTTTGTTTCGGGAGTTATTCCGTTATTACTAAATTGTATCTGTTGTCCAGCTGAAGAGACTGGTTTTACTGCTGCCATTCTTGTTACCTGTAATGGTTGAGTATCGattcaagaaatcaagcaaTCGCAGTCGTAAGTTACAAAATCCtatttttctacaaatttgGAGCTTACCTCATTCCTAGCTTGGAAAGGGTTCATTCTATTTTCCTTTGAGACCTTATACCAAGAAAAGATTGCAAATCAATAACTTGACttggaaaatggaaaaaaataaatcaagtgAAATTGAGTTTACAAGCTGCACCTTTGGTTGAAACAATCTTGTGCGAGATCCATCAGTAGACTGGAGCTCGGATTTGATGGAAAGCTGTAGGTTAATAGAACCAGGTCAAAAACTAGGAGACTATTAAATAACTAGAGTGCGTTTTAGAAAGATCATACGTGAAACCATGAGCTGTACCTTACTGAAAAGGTCTGTTGGTAAATCTGGTTGAACTCTCTTTCCTGAATGAAAACTAAACTCCTGTGTAGGATTTCCAAAAACAGTTCAAGTACTCATTAGGAAACTCCATTCACAGACATACCAGAAGATCAAGTGCAAAGAATGATTGGTAAGACTACCCATACCAAAGGCACTGTTGTTTCTCGCTTGCTGTTTTTGAAAATTCCCATGTCTCCTCTGCTTGAAAGTATCTATTTTGGCAGGAAAGAACACCAATATTAGGTGTGAAATTTGTAATACAAGCAAATGAGACTCGAAAAGGATAATACCTTCTTGTTCAGAGGGCGAGCTTTAAAAACATGGTTTCCTTCTGAGACATCATGCTTGGGTATATCCATTGCAGTTGGTCTGCAGAAAACGATTAAAGTTTAAGTTGACATTCACCTCAAAGACAAATTGAAGTGAGAAATCAAGCAATCCTTCTTAATTTTGTATTGATTTACGGTTTCATACCTCCTATTTTCCCTGTTAGCACCATCAAGCACATCACTTATACTAGATTTGTCTAACccctgtcaaaaaaaaaattttgatcatATAAAAGGCAGCACTTTGAGAAGGAACAAGTTGTTTAGATGAAAGGTAAGATCACAGGACACTGGATAAACAAAGATAAAGAAATATTGTTGCTACCTTATACGCATCATGCCCCTGATGAGATCTTGTTGTTACTGCTGATGAATGTTGCATAGCCCTTTCAGAAGTCTTCAAATGGAATTCCTGATAAGTAATGgcaataaatttaatataaagcCTGACAACAGACTATGATATGGAAACACCATAGCAGCTGTAACAATTTCATTTGTCATGCTTACTTGGAATTCTGGTAGTTTCGGAGTGCTCTTTTTCCGGATAGGCAATGAGGGAGCATCAAATATCNCACCAACATTCACAATATTCCACATTCAGCATAATCTCTCTCGATACTCATCTCTCTTATTTATACTCTCAGATTGCAACTGCAGACCTTCCAATTGCATTAGAGGCTTCTCTAGTTCTCTTC
It encodes the following:
- the LOC104722746 gene encoding PGR5-like protein 1A, chloroplastic is translated as MGSKMLFSLTSPRLFSAVSRKPTTSSFSPSSSKTQLDQLCPAKSVSLRKRVSLLPAKATTEQPGGGDNVDSNVLPYCSINKAEKKTIGELEQEFLQAMQSFYYDGKAIMSNEEFDNLKEELMWEGSSVVMLSSDEQRFLEASMAYVSGNPILNDEEYDKLKLKLKMDGSDIVCEGPRCSLRSKKVYSDLAVDYFKMFLLNVPATVVALGLFFFLDDITGFEITYIMELSEPYSFIFTWFAAVPVIVYLALSITKLIIKDFLILKGPCPNCGTENVSFFGTILSISSGGKINTVKCTNCGTAMVYDAGSRLITLPEGSQA
- the LOC104722745 gene encoding leucoanthocyanidin dioxygenase-like isoform X2, whose amino-acid sequence is MVAVERVESLAKSGIVSIPKEYVRPKEELESINDVFLEEKREDGPQVPTIDLQNIESDDPKIRESCIEDLKKASLDWGVMHLINHGIPVELMERVKKAGEEFFSLPVEEKEKYANDQATGKIQGYGSKLANNACGQLEWEDYFFHLAYPEDKRDLSLWPKTPTTSEYAKCLRLLATKVFKALSIGLGLEPDRLEKEVGGLEELLLQMKINYYPKCPQPELALGVEAHTDVSALTFILHNMVPGLQLFYEGKWVIAKCVPDSIVMHIGDTLEILSNGKFKSILHRGLVNKEKVRVSWAVFCEPPKDKIVLKPLPEMVSAECPAKFPPRTFAQHIEHKLFGNEQEELVSEKKD
- the LOC104722745 gene encoding leucoanthocyanidin dioxygenase-like isoform X1, with the protein product MVAVERVESLAKSGIVSIPKEYVRPKEELESINDVFLEEKREDGPQVPTIDLQNIESDDPKIRESCIEDLKKASLDWGVMHLINHGIPVELMERVKKAGEEFFSLPVEEKEKYANDQATGKIQGYGSKLANNACGQLEWEDYFFHLAYPEDKRDLSLWPKTPSDYIEATSEYAKCLRLLATKVFKALSIGLGLEPDRLEKEVGGLEELLLQMKINYYPKCPQPELALGVEAHTDVSALTFILHNMVPGLQLFYEGKWVIAKCVPDSIVMHIGDTLEILSNGKFKSILHRGLVNKEKVRVSWAVFCEPPKDKIVLKPLPEMVSAECPAKFPPRTFAQHIEHKLFGNEQEELVSEKKD